Part of the Bacillus sp. THAF10 genome is shown below.
GGGGATAAACCTCTTGATAACTATAAAAATAGGGGTGGATATGTGTAAAAGTCTGTGGGTAAGTAAGAATGAAAAATTTTTCCATACTTTATCTTGACGTTATATCAAAAAGGTTATATAGTTAGTTACATAAGTAATTAACCAACAAACCAATTAAGATCGTAGTAAGGCGGGTGAGTAGTATGGATATTGATTTAAAAAGTGATATACCCATTTTTCAGCAGGTAGCAGAGCTGATAGAAAGTGGAATCTTAGAAGGAAGCATGTTAGAAGGCGAGAGGGTCCCATCTACCAATGAATTTGCAAAATATTATCACATAAACCCGGCAACTGCAGCGAAGGGTATCAATCAACTCGTGGATCAAGAAATTTTATTTAAGAAAAGAGGGGTTGGCATGTTTGTTGCTGATGGAGCGAAAAATATTATCCTCGCTAAACGAAAAAACGCTTTTTTCACAGACTTTATAATTCCACTAAAAAAGGAAGCACAGAAACTTGGCATTAGCGAAAAAGAGTTAGCAACACTTATCCACAAGGGGGAAAGGGAATGAGAGTAGAAATAAAAAATGTCACTAAAAGCTATGGAAGCAAAGTGGCGATTAATAGTCTAACAACTACACTAGAGGAGAATAAAATCTATGGATTGCTTGGAAGAAACGGGGCGGGAAAGACAACCCTAATGCAGCTTTTGGCTGGGCACACGCTGCCAACAAAAGGAGACATACTAATAAACGGACAAAATCCCTTCAACAATAGAAACCTCACCAAAGAAATTTGCCTCGTTAATGAATCCAATAACTTTATCAAACGCTTACGTGTGAAAGACATCCTAAAAGTCGCTTCATTATTTTATCCTAATTGGTCGTGGGAGCTAGCGGAGGAGCTACTTCACACCTTCAACTTAGACCCAAAGCTAAAAACAAAAGGACTATCTAAAGGAATGGAATCCTCGCTTGGCATTATTATTGGCCTTGCTAGCAGAGCAAAGATTACTATTTTTGATGAACCATACATTGGCTTAGATGCTGCAGCACGCTACAAATTTTATGAAATACTTTTAGAGCAGTACCAAGAATATCCACGGACTTTTATCTTATCCACCCACTTAATAGATGAGGTAAGCAATCTATTTGAAGAAGTTATTCTATTGAATAATGGAGAGGTTCTATTTCATGAATCTGCAGAAAAATTAGTGAGTTCAAGCCTAACTGTCTCAGGAAAACGAGACATAGTGGATGAGTTTATAAAAGGAAAGCGTGTGCTACATGAGTCTGTTCTTGCAGGAAGGAAAACGGCCACGGTTTTTGGAGAAGGAGTTACAAGGGAGCAAGCGGAAAACCTACACCTTGATGCAGATCGAAGCTCCATTCAGCAGCTGATGGTATACATGACAGAGGAAGAGAATATTGGAGGGAAGAAATATGCTTAAGGATATGCAGGCAATAATATATTATCTTACAGTTGATATGAGATTTTCCTTTAAGGTGTTTTGGTCCATCTTACTTTTGAGTATGAGTGCTTCGTTTCTAATTGTGCTTTCCTTTGATACAATGATGGTATTTACGCCAAGCTTGGCGATATATATTTTTTGTGCGATTACTGGATTTATCACAACGAAAGAAACCTTCCCATATTGTATTAAACTCGGGGCAACCAGGAGTCAGTATACGATTAGCGTGTTGACTTTTAGTGCGATGGTTGCGGTTGTGTTTTCGGTTATGAATACAGTGATTCAAGCTCTTTTTAAGGGATTAACAACAATTGTTTCAGCAGATAAGTTTTTAACCTTTCATACAGTGGAAGGCACAACGCTTGCTCAAACGTGGTATAACCAGATATTGGTGGACAGTGTTATTTGTTTTTTGTTCCTTTCCATCGGATTTGTAATTGGGAGCACTTTTTACCGTCTCGGGCTTGTTGGAGGTTTGAGCACATTAGCTTTATTAGCAATTCTTTTCTTTGTTCCTTACACTAGGGCTGCCATTATGGACTTTATCGTAAACATGGAAGGTGTGAAAGCTGGAGTGAACTTCTTTGCTATCCTCACAATAGCACTTTTTTCCTACCTGCCAAACTGGGGCATGCTTCGAAATGCTTCCACATTACCTAGTGCAACACGATAAAAGCCAAGGGGACGGTTCTATGAAAACCAGAACCGTCCCCCTGTCTTATTTCCTTTTTTGGAAAAACAAATAATAGATACCCAATCCTAGGCCAGCAAGGTTGATGCTGAGCATAACGAAGTAGTAGGCTTGGATGGGTCCTGTTATGAGATAGCTAATGTATCGGATGGTGTTGATGATAATGACAACTAGTAGGATGATCGCAAATGGACGGTTCATACTGTTCTCCTATTCTGAAACAAGTGCTTCCCATTCCTCCATGAAGGAGAGAAGCTTTTCCTGAAGCTCTTCGTTTTCGGTATTTAAAGCTAGCACCTGTTCATGGTCTTGATACACTTCGGGTAAGCATAACTGGCTTTCGTTATACTCCATCTTCTTTTCTAGCTCTTCCATCGCTTTTTCTATTTCTTCTACTCGGCGCTGGCGTTGGCGTTCTTGTTTCTTCAATTCTTTTTCCTGCTCATAGCTAAGCTTTTCCTTCGTGTCAGAAGAGGCAACAGCCTTTGAAGGATTCGCCTTTGCGCTAGCGGCTTCTGTCTCCAATCGCGCAAGCTCCTCGGCTTCTTCTTTCTTTTCGACATAATAATCATAGTCGCCTAAATATTCATTGGCTCCATCTGTACTTAATTCATAGACCTTGGTTGCAAGACGGTTAATAAAATAACGATCATGCGAGACAAATAGAATCGTACCAGGAAAATCAATTAAGGCGTTTTCTAAAATTTCTTTGCTGTCTAAATCCAAATGGTTGGTAGGCTCATCCAGTATGAGCACATTGGAGCGCTCCATCATCAATTTCGACAGCGCAAGCCGTGCCTTTTCCCCACCGCTCAAAGTGGACACTGGCTTTAACACATCATCTCCTGAAAAAAGAAAGTTACCGAGCACGGTACGGATTTCTTTTTCCACCTTGTTTGGATATTGATCCCAAAGCTCTGCTAGCACGGTTTTATTGGAGGTCAGGTCTGCTTGCTGCTGGTCATAATAACTGATGCTCACATTGGCACCAAAACCATACTCGCCAGCAAGTGGCTTTAACTTCCCGACAAGTGTTTTTAATAAGGTCGACTTTCCAATTCCGTTCGGACCAACAAGTGCGACACTATCCCCGCGTGATAGGCTCATCGCCACATGTCGAAAAATAGGGGTCGCATCATAAGAAACAGCTAAATCTTTTATTTTTAAAACATCATTTCCACTTTGTCTATCAATATCAAACATAATCGAAGCGGATTTTTCGTCTCCTTTTGGACGCTCCATAACTTCCATCTTTTCGAGCTGCTTTCGGCGGCTTTGGGCCCTTTTCGTGGTGGAAGCTCTCGCTAAATTACGGGCCACAAAATCCTGCAGCTTCGCAATCTCATCCTGCTGCTTTTCAAAGGACTTCATATCCCGTTCATACTGCTCTGCTTTTAGCTCTAAATACTTGCTATAGTTTCCGATGAATTTCGTTGATTTTTTTCTAGAAATCTCATAAACGGTTGTCACCACTTTGTCCAAGAAGTAGCGATCATGCGAAACAATCAGCAACGCACCTGGGTAGCCCTGCAGGTAGCTTTCGAGCCAAGAAAGCGTGTCGATGTCAAGGTGGTTGGTTGGCTCATCCAAAATCAACAGATCTGGCTTTGTTAATAGAAGCTTTGCAAGCGCAAGACGAGTGCGCTGCCCACCACTCAATGTCTCAATCGGCGTGTCATAATCAAATTCTGAAAAACGTAACCCATGCAAAACAGAGCGGATGTCTGCTTCATATTGAAAGCCCCCACGCTGCTTAAAGGACTCCTGCACCTCGTCATACTCCTTCAGCACACGTACATAGCGGGCCTGATCATCAAAATAAGCAGGGTCCCCCATATTTGCCTCAAGCTCGCGCATCTTGCCTTCAAGCTCACGAAGCTCCGTAAACACCGTCAGCATTTCATCCCAAATCGAGCGCTCCGTCTGCAAGCCCGTATCCTGAGCTAAATAGCCAATGGAGACTCCTTTTGGTTTAATAAGCTCCCCTGAATCAAAGGAAAGCTGATTGGATATGATTTTAAGTAGAGTAGATTTACCGGCCCCATTGCGTCCAACCAAGGCAATTCTATCTTTCGATTGTACTTCTAGTTTTATATTCGATAAAATAAGGTCAGCACCGAAATATTTCGATAGCTGATTTACTTGTAAAATAATCATCCTTTTCACCTCAAGCAATTCTAAGATAAGTTTATCCTTCTTCTTAGTTAACATCAAGATATTGGGGTTTTTATGAAAAGGCTCTGTTCAAACTACGTTGTTGATTTCTGCAAATGACTCCGCGTCCGCGGGGCGATGCAGGAACCTCCTCGGGCTATCGCCCTGTGGGGTCTCCTGTCAATCCCTTCATTCCCGCAGGAGTCTCCGCCTTTGCTACAATCAACAACTAGAAACTTCATATAAAAGTATAATCACTTTTAACAAAGTCTAAAAAGATAGAAATGTAATCGTTTTCGTAACGTGATAGAATAGAATTAAGAGCAAACGTGTCGTACAAATGGGGGAGTAATATGAATAACGAACAATGGAAAATACCACAGGCAACAGCAAAAAGACTGCCTCTTTATTACCGTTTTATTCAAAATTTGCATGCTTCAGGAAAACAACGAGTTTCCTCGGCAGAGCTTAGTGAAGCAGTAAAGGTCGATTCGGCAACCATCCGCAGAGACTTCAGTTATTTTGGCGCTCTTGGAAAAAAAGGCTATGGCTATAATGTTCAATATTTGTTAACTTTTTTCAGGAAAACGCTCGACCAAGACGAATTAACATATGTTACTCTAATAGGTGTAGGTAATTTAGGAACCGCCTTCCTACATTATAATTTTATGAAAAACAATAATACGAAAATAGTGACGGCCTTCGATGTGGACGAGTCCAAAATCGGCTCGGAGATCGGTGGGGTCCCTGTTTATCATTTAGACGATATGGAAGTACACTTGCCAGACAATGTGACGGTAGCCATCTTGACGGTTCCGGCTCCTGTTGCGCAGCCTATTGCGGATAGACTTGTAAAAAAGGGCGTAAAGGGCATACTGAACTTTACACCAGCACGTATCAATGTACCGGAAAACATTCGCATCCATCACATCGATTTAGCGGTGGAACTCCAATCATTGGTATATTTTCTCAAGCACTATCCAAGCGAGTAAAAAAGTTGTAGAATAAGAATATTTCGAGGAGGTGTCAAAAATGGGTTCATTAGGAATGGGAAGCCTCTTACTTATTGTATTTGTAGCACTATTAATCTTCGGACCAAGCAAGTTACCACAGCTAGGGAAAGCTGCCGGGAATACGTTGCGTGAATTCAAGAACGCGACAAAAGGATTGGCCGATGACGACGATAAAGAGAAAAAAGAAGAAACGAAGTAATGTAAGGATGAACATATATGCCAGATAGAGAAATGTCGGTTTATGACCATATAGGTGAGCTTCGAAAAAGAATCATCCTGGTGGTATCCTTCTTTTTCGTGTCGGCCATCGGTGGCTTCTTACTCGCCGAACCGATTATCGTATACTTACAAAACACCAACGAAGCGAAAGAGCTGACGATGAATGCCTTTCGCATGACAGATCCCATCAAAATCTTCATGCAATTTGCCTTTATCATCGCCTTTATCATCACGTTTCCGGTGACCCTTTTTCAGCTCTGGAGCTTCATCAGTCCAGGACTATACGAAAAAGAGCGCCGTGTAACCTTAAGTTATATCCCTATTTCCATCATCCTGTTTATAAGTGGACTAGCTTTTTCATACTTTATCCTCTTTCCATTTGTTGTCGACTTTATGGGAAGACTGGCAGACCGCTTAGACATTAATCAGGTTATTGGAATTAATGAATACTTTCAATTCTTGTTTCAGCTCACCCTTCCATTTGGGCTGCTGTTTCAAATGCCAGTCATTGTGATGTTCTTAACAAGACTTGGCCTGATCACACCTGACTTGCTCGTACGAATCCGTAAATTCGCTTATTTCGCTCTATTGGTCATTGGCGGACTGATTACACCACCAGAATTAATCTCTCATCTGATGGTCACAGTCCCGCTCTTTGTTCTATATGAAATAAGCATCGTCATCTCGCGTACGGCTTACCGAAAAGCAAAGAAAGCAGAAGCATTAATGGAACAGGAATTAAATCAAAAATAGGCTCGCACCCTAAGAGGTGTGAGCCTATTTTCTTTGGATCTCTTTTATTTTTTTATGAAGCAAGTATGAGCGGATCGCCACTCCAAAATCAAACGTGGCAATCAGCATTAACAAAATCGTGTGCCACTCCCAAATGCTTTCCCCTAATGAGGCAATCGCGAGGTACAAAAACAAGGACCCCATGATCGAATAAAAGAAAACCATGCGTAACGGTGTAATTTTCATCAAATAATCCTCCAAGTCTTAAAAAAGCTCTTTTCTCAGAGATTGTTGCATCTAACAAAGAAAAAGTCGGCTTTAAGACTTTTTCTAATATTTACGCGAAGAAAAATTGCTTCAACATTATATATTCCTCCACGAAAAGAGCCCGACAGTAACGTTGATTACGGGTAACATAGCCTAAAAAAAGAACGAAATAAACTGCGGAAGATTGTTTTGCATCTCTTCCATCCGCTGCATGTACCGTTCAATGTCCTCCCGGAACACAAATTGTACGATTACTACAAACGAGTTCATTCCCACATGGGCAATAATCGGCACAATAATCCGTTTTGTTTTTACATATAAAAATGCAAAAATCCCGCCCATCACAAAATAGATAAGTAAATGCTTAAAGTCTTGATGGACAAGGGCAAATAGGAGGGAGCTGACAACCAACCCTGCAGCAAAATTGAAGCGCTTATAGATGGCGCCGAAAATGATCTTCCGAAAGATGATCTCCTCCATAATTGGCCCAGCCACGGCTACTGCAAAAATCATTAACGGGAACGCTGACACAAACCCCATGATTTGTTGTGTATTTTGTGAGCCTGGCTCAATCCCAAACAGCTGCTGCTGAACCATCGCCGCAACCGCTTGACCAATCAGCGCGATTGGAAAACCAAGCATGGACCAAAGAACCGTAATCGACAACGAAACCGGTTCGCCGCGAAAATCCTCTTGTTTCCATTCTTTCCGCAGCATCCAGCAAATAATAATAGCAGCTAAGGTAAAACTGATAAAGGCCCAGAGTCCTATCAAATATGGAATTCTGTTTTCCATCCCTTCACCAATACCAAGCCACAGAAGCAGCGGAACTCCCCCAGCTATGGACAGCTGCATAACTACATATACGATAATGACATACCAATACTTTTTCGTCATAACGAGCTCCTCTTGTGCAATATTCACTTTCCGTATTGTACCATACAATATATATGTCCCTATAATGATAAGGTTTCCTATATTATTGATTTCTTGCGTGTGGGTTTTGATTGAGTTTGGATTTCGTGGGAGGGTGATGAAATTAATGGAGGGGGTTTGGGACATAATTAATCCACTTTTCGATTTATTAAGCGACTTTCACCCATAATTAATCCAACTTCCAATTAATTAAGCCATTTGAAGCAACATAAAGGCCATTCGACACCTGACAACAAATTTCGCAACCACTCCCCCTTGTCATGAAGTAGTTTCTCGCTGTTGATTGGAGCAAGGGCGTAGACTCCCCCGGGATTGAAGCGATAGACTGGAGACCCCGCGGACGCGGAGCCATTTGAGGAAATCAACAGCGGCATTTAACAGTACTTTTATGAAAAATGTAAAGGATTCCAAAGTCGAAAAAATTTTAGATAAAGATACTTGCAAAATGAAAAGAGATTATTTATTATAATAATTGTGTTAGCACTCAAGACGTAAGAGTGCTAATAATAAACCAAACATTACTTATGAAACCAAGGAGGTTGTTTTCATGTTAAAGCCATTAGGTGATCGCATTGTAATTGAGCTTGTTCAATCAGAAGAAAAAACGGCAAGTGGTATCGTATTACCAGACTCTGCGAAAGAAAAACCTCAAGAAGGTAAGGTAGTAGCAGTAGGTTCAGGTCGCGTACTAGAAAGCGGAGAGCGCGTAGCACTTGAAGTTGCAGCTGGCGACAGCGTAATCTTCTCTAAATACGCTGGTACAGAAGTGAAATTCGAAGGCAAAGAACTTCTTATCCTTAAAGAAGCAGACGTACTTGCAGTAGTAGGCAAATAATCAAGGCGTGCGGCTGACAGACCAGCTGGCGCATATTCATAATGAAAAACCAAAAATACATTTAACTTTCCTGAGGAGGTCTATCAATTATGGCAAAAGAGATTAAGTTCAGTGAAGAAGCTCGCCGCTCCATGTTACGCGGTGTAGACAAGTTAGCTGATGCAGTGAAAGTAACATTAGGACCAAAAGGACGCAACGTGGTTCTTGAGAAAAAATTCGGTTCTCCACTTATCACAAATGACGGTGTAACCATCGCAAAAGAAATCGAATTAGAAGATTCTTTTGAAAACATGGGTGCAAAGCTTGTAGCAGAAGTTGCTAGCAAAACAAACGATGTTGCTGGTGACGGTACAACAACTGCAACAGTTCTAGCGCAAGCGATGATCCGCGAAGGCTTAAAGAACGTAACAGCTGGTGCGAACCCAATGGGCGTTCGTAAGGGAATTGAAAAAGCGGTTGCGGTTGCAATTGAAGAATTAAAAACAATCTCTAAACCAATCGAAGGCAAAGCTTCCATCGCACAAGTTGCATCTATCTCTGCAGCGGACGAAGAGGTTGGCCAACTAATCGCAGAAGCAATGGAGCGCGTGGGTAACGACGGCGTTATCACTCTTGAAGAATCTAAAGGCTTCACAACAGAGCTTGAAGTAGTAGAAGGTATGCAATTCGACCGTGGATATGCATCTCCATACATGGTAACAGATTCTGACAAAATGGAAGCTGTTCTTGAAAACCCTTATGTGTTAATTACAGATAAGAAAATCACGAACATCCAAGAAATCCTTCCAGTTCTTGAGCAAGTAGTACAACAAGGCAAGCCATTGTTACTAATAGCTGAAGACGTAGAAGGCGAAGCACTAGCAACACTTGTTGTAAACAAACTACGCGGAACATTCAATGCAGTAGCTGTAAAAGCTCCTGGATTCGGTGACCGTCGTAAAGCTATGCTTCAAGACATCGCTGTCCTAACTGGCGGAGAAGTGATCACAGAAGAACTAGGCCTTGACCTTAAATCTGCGAACATCAGCCAATTAGGTCGTGCAGACAAAATCGTCGTAACAAAAGAAAACACAACTGTGGTAAACGGACACGGCAACACAGAAGAAATCCAAGCTCGTGTTGGCCAAATCCGTGCGCAATTAGAAGAAACAACTTCTGAATTCGACCGCGAAAAATTACAAGAGCGCCTAGCTAAACTTGCTGGCGGTGTAGCAGTAATCAAAGTTGGTGCAGCTACTGAAACAGAACTAAAAGAGCGCAAACTTCGCATTGAAGATGCTCTAAACTCCACACGTGCTGCTGTTGAAGAAGGTATCGTAGCCGGTGGTGGTACTGCATTCGTAAACATCTACAACAAAGTAGCAGAAATCCAAGCAGATGGCGACGAAGCTACTGGTGTGAACATCGTTCTTCGCGCAATGGAAGAGCCTGTACGCCAAATCGCGCACAACGCTGGCCTAGAAGGATCTGTTATCGTAGATCGTCTAAAGAAAGAAAAAGTAGGAATCGGCTTCAACGCAGCAACTGGCGAATGGGTAAACATGCTTGACGCTGGTATCGTTGACCCAACCAAAGTATCTCGTTCCGCACTACAAAACGCAGCTTCCGTATCTGCGATGTTCCTGACTACCGAAGCAGTAGTAGCCGACATCCCAGAAGAAAACGCTGGCGGCGGCATGCCTGACATGGGCGGCATGGGTGGAATGGGCGGCATGATGTAATATTTGTTAAGAATCCTTTATTTATAAAGGTTCTTGATGAAGATGCGCATTTTACTGTCCGGAATAATGACCGAAATTAGTTGAAGAATTTGAGGTGTTCAATGAGATTACTCATTGAACACCTCATTTTTATTTAATCCTAATATATATAAAACAAATAATTGTAGAATTTACTAATAAATGTTAATATTAATGGAGCATTTAGACATTATAATATAAAATAATTTTCTAGGGAAGGAGTTGTTATCTATGGGAGGACAGCAATTAAAAATGTTTAAAGTATTTAATTCAAATGGTGTTGGAGATCTTATAAATATCTTTGGTGATGAAAATATTGTAGGGTTCGAAAAGTCAAACATTGTAGGAATAAAATATGATTTTAATAATAATAAACTTAAATACATAATGCAAAGAGTTCCTTTCCATATGACACAACAGCTCATCATTACTTCCAAACATTTTATAGAGATAATTGAAAAAATAGGTTCAAAAGGCTACAGAATTAACTATAAGTTAAATATAGACTTACCTGAAGGAGAAACAAATCAATTAAATGAGTACATCTTTAAAATTTCAAAGACTCATGGTTATGACAAAATTAAATTATATAAAAATTGCATAACCAAGGAACTCAATCGCCTCGAGGAAGAATACGATGTAGAATTCGAGTCAGTTGGTTTTACCTCGGAGGGGCAACGAATTGTTTTTAATAACAACGGTATCCTTTTTGCAAATCAGGATTCATTTATTGAAGCTGGTGAAGTACTATGTTAGCCAGAGTTAAAAAGGTAAAATGATATGCTGAATTTTTTTAAGTGGTTAATACAAGCAGGTACTGTGCCATTAATAATAGTATTGGTCTGGTTTATGGATATTAGACCATTTACGTTTTTGTTTAATTTTATAGATCAGATATTGGCTACTGACTTAGCTGCTAAAATTTCAAACAAAAATATACCGGTTACAATTTACGGAGCCATCGATGTAGGGCTTTTAACTTTTTTTTATAATTTACTTATTAAGTTAATGTCACAAATATTAAAAAAACCGGCACTAATTTCTTTAGAAATAATTGATCGTAAAAGTCAAAAAAACTTTACAACTCTCCCTTTTAATGAAGAAACTCCTGGTATGCAATTACCTACAAAAATAAAGCTCAAGGGACAAATAGAAATAAGGTATGCATTATGGGTATTCTCTTCATTGTTAAAGGGAGTACGCGTGACTATACAATGGCATCCAAAGTGGCTTTCAATAGAACCCCAAATTGGTGATTCAGACTTATTCTCTGTTGTTCAAAAACCTGGAGAAATTTATTTTAACTTCTTGGAATTGCTCTCCGAAAGTGATTTATCCACTTCTATAGATGGTAAATTATCAATAATGGCCAATTCAAATTTTAAACGTAATGGGTTGATTAAAATAAAAGTAGAAATTAACTCAAAAAATAGTATTATACGTTTTTGTTTTAGTTGGCTTATTTCCATATTAATAAGTACGGATATAAAACCTTGTGAAATAGAATTAGAGAAAGGAAGTTAAAAATGGAATTTCCAGTAGCTTTGGTAAAGTTAGATGATATTGAATCAATTGAAGATGCCTCTAAGAAACTTTTTGAGAATTCTAACCTCGATGCCAGACCTGAAAGAGGAGAATGGCCGCAGGGGGAGACTTTAAGAAAGAGATGGCAACCAGGGAGTACAGGTGAATCTATCGGAGTCAATGAAATTAAATATACTAAAGATGTAAATTTCAAATATATATACTTAACAGCATATGTTGAACGAGCAAAAAATATAATTAAAGGTCCAGATGGACAATGGTTAGAAAGAACTGACAGAATAAATAAAGTTGAATCAGATGTACTCTTTTTTGAAAGTGATTCAAATGTTTATGCTGCTATATATATGAACTATTCAAAGAGTACTGTTTATAAGATTAATTACATATTAAAGGATTTGTTTATAGACTCACTTTGGGGCACAACTTCAATGCTTCCTTCTGAATTCCATATCTCTGATAGTACTTATTATTGGCTACTCAGTAAATTTTTAATAGGTGATAAAATAATCTCTACTAGCCCCAATATGACTATCGATACTTTTACTGGTTATAGTGGAGCTGCAGCTGATAACGCACATTTAATGAGTGGTGAAGGTGAAAGAATTTCAGCATTATTGGGTACGTTAGCTTTTATTTTTGGTGATGATACATTAAAATCTTTAAGGTTGAGTATTCGTTTTGATTCAAATGAAAACTTCTTATTTGAGTTATCACAACAAGGAAATATTCGTCTTCTAGAATACGAAGGTAGTTTAATGTACGACGAGCTACATAAAGAAAAAATAATTTTGACATTAATTCTATATAAAAATATTATCCCAGGGATCTTGGAAAATTATGCGATTGCAGAAGACAAGAAAGAATGGAATAGTGAAATTAAATTACAATTTATTCATTCAGTGGGAGATCAAATTATTACAAAAGTAAAAAATGAAATGGAAAAAACCGACAAGATGCAAAGAGAAATGGCTAATCAAAAATAAAACAACTGTTGAAGTATCCATAAGTATACTCATGGATACTTCAATTTAAAAGATTGGAAGAGAGGTCTCTCATTAAGTTACTAAACTTATTTGAAGCCTCTTTTTTTATTGTCTGTGTCATGTGTGCATAGATGTCCATTGTTGTTTTTATATCACTATGTCCAAGCCGTTCTTGTATTTCCTTTATATGCACGTTAGCTTCAATTAATAAAGAAGTGTGAGTATGTCTAAAAGAATGGGGAGTGATCTGCTTAGGGATCTTTGTTCTTTTTAACTATCCGTATATCTGATAGTAAAACTACATGGGGAACCTGTGATTCCCAATTACAGTTAACTTTCAATTGGAAGTTGGCGATGGCTCCCATGAAAGTAATTGATTAT
Proteins encoded:
- a CDS encoding YdiK family protein; translation: MKITPLRMVFFYSIMGSLFLYLAIASLGESIWEWHTILLMLIATFDFGVAIRSYLLHKKIKEIQRK
- the groES gene encoding co-chaperone GroES; the encoded protein is MLKPLGDRIVIELVQSEEKTASGIVLPDSAKEKPQEGKVVAVGSGRVLESGERVALEVAAGDSVIFSKYAGTEVKFEGKELLILKEADVLAVVGK
- a CDS encoding CPBP family intramembrane glutamic endopeptidase — protein: MTKKYWYVIIVYVVMQLSIAGGVPLLLWLGIGEGMENRIPYLIGLWAFISFTLAAIIICWMLRKEWKQEDFRGEPVSLSITVLWSMLGFPIALIGQAVAAMVQQQLFGIEPGSQNTQQIMGFVSAFPLMIFAVAVAGPIMEEIIFRKIIFGAIYKRFNFAAGLVVSSLLFALVHQDFKHLLIYFVMGGIFAFLYVKTKRIIVPIIAHVGMNSFVVIVQFVFREDIERYMQRMEEMQNNLPQFISFFF
- a CDS encoding ABC transporter ATP-binding protein, translating into MRVEIKNVTKSYGSKVAINSLTTTLEENKIYGLLGRNGAGKTTLMQLLAGHTLPTKGDILINGQNPFNNRNLTKEICLVNESNNFIKRLRVKDILKVASLFYPNWSWELAEELLHTFNLDPKLKTKGLSKGMESSLGIIIGLASRAKITIFDEPYIGLDAAARYKFYEILLEQYQEYPRTFILSTHLIDEVSNLFEEVILLNNGEVLFHESAEKLVSSSLTVSGKRDIVDEFIKGKRVLHESVLAGRKTATVFGEGVTREQAENLHLDADRSSIQQLMVYMTEEENIGGKKYA
- the tatC gene encoding twin-arginine translocase subunit TatC, whose protein sequence is MPDREMSVYDHIGELRKRIILVVSFFFVSAIGGFLLAEPIIVYLQNTNEAKELTMNAFRMTDPIKIFMQFAFIIAFIITFPVTLFQLWSFISPGLYEKERRVTLSYIPISIILFISGLAFSYFILFPFVVDFMGRLADRLDINQVIGINEYFQFLFQLTLPFGLLFQMPVIVMFLTRLGLITPDLLVRIRKFAYFALLVIGGLITPPELISHLMVTVPLFVLYEISIVISRTAYRKAKKAEALMEQELNQK
- a CDS encoding redox-sensing transcriptional repressor Rex → MNNEQWKIPQATAKRLPLYYRFIQNLHASGKQRVSSAELSEAVKVDSATIRRDFSYFGALGKKGYGYNVQYLLTFFRKTLDQDELTYVTLIGVGNLGTAFLHYNFMKNNNTKIVTAFDVDESKIGSEIGGVPVYHLDDMEVHLPDNVTVAILTVPAPVAQPIADRLVKKGVKGILNFTPARINVPENIRIHHIDLAVELQSLVYFLKHYPSE
- a CDS encoding twin-arginine translocase TatA/TatE family subunit, yielding MGSLGMGSLLLIVFVALLIFGPSKLPQLGKAAGNTLREFKNATKGLADDDDKEKKEETK
- a CDS encoding ABC-F family ATP-binding cassette domain-containing protein, producing the protein MIILQVNQLSKYFGADLILSNIKLEVQSKDRIALVGRNGAGKSTLLKIISNQLSFDSGELIKPKGVSIGYLAQDTGLQTERSIWDEMLTVFTELRELEGKMRELEANMGDPAYFDDQARYVRVLKEYDEVQESFKQRGGFQYEADIRSVLHGLRFSEFDYDTPIETLSGGQRTRLALAKLLLTKPDLLILDEPTNHLDIDTLSWLESYLQGYPGALLIVSHDRYFLDKVVTTVYEISRKKSTKFIGNYSKYLELKAEQYERDMKSFEKQQDEIAKLQDFVARNLARASTTKRAQSRRKQLEKMEVMERPKGDEKSASIMFDIDRQSGNDVLKIKDLAVSYDATPIFRHVAMSLSRGDSVALVGPNGIGKSTLLKTLVGKLKPLAGEYGFGANVSISYYDQQQADLTSNKTVLAELWDQYPNKVEKEIRTVLGNFLFSGDDVLKPVSTLSGGEKARLALSKLMMERSNVLILDEPTNHLDLDSKEILENALIDFPGTILFVSHDRYFINRLATKVYELSTDGANEYLGDYDYYVEKKEEAEELARLETEAASAKANPSKAVASSDTKEKLSYEQEKELKKQERQRQRRVEEIEKAMEELEKKMEYNESQLCLPEVYQDHEQVLALNTENEELQEKLLSFMEEWEALVSE
- a CDS encoding GntR family transcriptional regulator, encoding MDIDLKSDIPIFQQVAELIESGILEGSMLEGERVPSTNEFAKYYHINPATAAKGINQLVDQEILFKKRGVGMFVADGAKNIILAKRKNAFFTDFIIPLKKEAQKLGISEKELATLIHKGERE